One part of the Oceanivirga salmonicida genome encodes these proteins:
- a CDS encoding nicotinate phosphoribosyltransferase, producing MENLILACDSYKVSHPKQYPKDMVYMHSYIESRGGQYGYTKFFGLQYYLKKYLSTRITKEMVDEADKIFNMHGVPFDRKGFDYIVNELDGKLPIRIRAVTEGVLVPNHNVLVTIESTCEKTPWIVSWLEPLLLKIWYPITVATYSYKAKRIIRHFLDKTSDNIEKELPFKLHDFGYRGASSEETAGIGGLAHLTNFLGTDNVKSLVYGRRYYNEKCAGFSIPAAEHSTITSWGKENEKDAMENIIDTFDKGVVAIVCDSYNYFDAVENIICKKLKDKIEKRDGLVVIRPDSGDAVINILFALEKLEQAFGCEVNSKGYKVLNKVRIIQGDNVYEDSIWDILKIVTESGYSTENITMGCGGALLQGNRHSSINRDTHRFAMKCSSIKVHDKYIDVFKNPITDRGKISKKGRLDLIKDKNGVIKTINISNLKEGTYSPNTILQTVFENGEITREYSLDEIRNNEYKYFTPENERKI from the coding sequence ATGGAAAACTTAATACTGGCTTGTGATTCATATAAGGTATCACATCCAAAGCAATACCCAAAAGATATGGTGTATATGCATAGTTATATTGAAAGTAGGGGGGGACAGTATGGTTATACTAAGTTCTTTGGACTCCAATATTATTTGAAAAAATATTTATCAACTAGAATAACAAAAGAAATGGTAGATGAAGCAGATAAAATTTTTAATATGCACGGAGTTCCTTTTGATAGAAAAGGCTTTGACTATATCGTAAATGAGTTAGATGGAAAACTTCCAATAAGAATAAGGGCAGTTACTGAAGGTGTTTTAGTACCTAATCATAATGTTTTAGTAACTATTGAATCTACTTGTGAAAAAACTCCTTGGATAGTTTCATGGTTAGAACCATTATTATTAAAAATATGGTATCCAATAACAGTTGCTACATATTCGTATAAAGCAAAAAGAATAATAAGACATTTTTTAGACAAAACTTCTGATAATATTGAAAAAGAATTGCCATTTAAGTTACATGATTTCGGGTATAGGGGTGCTTCTAGTGAAGAAACAGCAGGTATTGGTGGATTAGCACATTTAACTAATTTTTTAGGAACTGATAATGTAAAATCATTAGTATATGGTAGAAGATACTACAATGAAAAATGTGCAGGTTTTAGTATACCAGCAGCAGAACATAGTACAATCACTTCTTGGGGTAAAGAAAATGAAAAAGATGCAATGGAAAATATTATAGATACTTTTGATAAAGGAGTAGTTGCAATAGTATGTGATTCATATAACTATTTTGATGCTGTAGAAAATATTATTTGTAAAAAATTAAAAGATAAAATAGAAAAAAGAGATGGTTTAGTAGTTATAAGACCAGACAGTGGAGATGCAGTTATTAATATATTATTTGCTCTTGAAAAATTAGAACAAGCATTTGGATGCGAAGTAAATAGTAAAGGTTATAAGGTTCTTAATAAGGTTAGAATAATACAAGGAGACAATGTATATGAAGATAGTATATGGGACATACTAAAAATAGTAACAGAGTCAGGTTATTCAACAGAAAATATTACCATGGGTTGTGGTGGGGCCTTATTACAAGGTAATCGTCATTCAAGTATAAATAGAGATACTCATAGATTTGCTATGAAATGCAGTTCTATAAAAGTTCATGATAAATATATAGACGTATTTAAAAACCCTATAACTGATAGGGGCAAAATAAGTAAAAAAGGTAGATTAGATTTAATAAAAGATAAAAACGGAGTAATAAAAACTATAAACATTTCTAATTTAAAAGAGGGTACATATAGCCCCAACACTATATTACAAACAGTATTTGAAAATGGAGAAATAACAAGGGAATATAGTTTAGATGAAATTAGAAATAATGAATATAAATATTTCACACCAGAAAATGAAAGAAAAATATAA
- the trpS gene encoding tryptophan--tRNA ligase, protein MMRSLSGIQPSGMLHIGNYFGALKQFVDMQDKYEGLYFLADYHSLTSNKNSELLRENTKNVILDYLALGLDPKKSTIFLQSDVVYHTELMWILSNVTPIALLERGHAFKDKVNKGIKANTGLFTYPVLMAADILLYDTDIVPVGKDQKQHVEFTRDIATKFNEQYGKEVFKLPEDLILESVSVVQGTDGEKMSKSYGNVINMFLPEKDLKKQIMSIVTDSKALEEPKDPNNNIVKIYELFASKENVQIMKQKFIEGGYGYGHAKKELLGTMLEYFKDAREKREKLLNNMDYVNEILKQGATKANEIASRKMEIVRQTIGLYK, encoded by the coding sequence ATTATGAGAAGTTTATCAGGAATACAGCCAAGTGGTATGTTACATATAGGAAACTATTTTGGAGCATTAAAACAATTTGTTGATATGCAAGATAAGTATGAAGGGCTATATTTTTTAGCAGATTACCATTCACTAACATCAAATAAAAATTCAGAATTATTAAGAGAAAATACTAAAAATGTAATATTAGATTATTTAGCATTAGGTTTAGACCCTAAAAAATCTACTATATTTTTACAATCAGACGTAGTATACCATACAGAACTTATGTGGATTTTATCAAATGTAACTCCTATTGCATTATTAGAGCGTGGGCATGCATTTAAAGATAAGGTAAATAAAGGTATTAAGGCTAATACTGGTCTATTTACTTACCCTGTTTTAATGGCGGCCGATATCTTATTATACGATACTGATATAGTGCCAGTTGGTAAAGATCAAAAGCAACATGTAGAATTTACTCGTGATATTGCTACTAAATTTAATGAACAATATGGAAAAGAAGTATTTAAGTTACCAGAAGATTTAATATTAGAAAGTGTTTCAGTAGTACAAGGAACAGATGGGGAAAAAATGAGTAAATCTTATGGAAATGTAATAAATATGTTTTTACCAGAAAAAGATTTGAAAAAACAAATTATGAGTATAGTAACAGATAGTAAAGCCTTAGAAGAACCAAAAGACCCAAATAATAACATAGTTAAAATCTACGAATTATTTGCTAGTAAAGAAAATGTTCAAATAATGAAACAAAAATTTATAGAAGGTGGCTATGGTTATGGTCATGCTAAAAAAGAATTACTTGGTACTATGCTAGAATATTTTAAAGATGCAAGAGAAAAAAGAGAAAAATTATTAAATAATATGGATTATGTAAATGAAATATTAAAACAAGGTGCAACAAAGGCAAATGAAATAGCAAGTAGAAAAATGGAAATAGTAAGACAAACTATAGGATTATATAAATGA
- a CDS encoding ClC family H(+)/Cl(-) exchange transporter — MKNKVFSLKNEFNGRLKLIWYSAIIGIITGFIVVLYRISLDKIVDLRQIIMEQSKPLVLVLFFISAILTQKMMIKYPLIRGTGIVQVMALIKKKIIFTSFFEIIYKFIGGVLGRFIGLSLGMVGPSIYLGSSVGESLKKITKNSELEEKKLISAGSSAGLTAAFNAPISGIVFTLEELNNSFSITLLLCTIVGSISSSLIVRIFLGKKDIIPNLHYINPALKDLKYMFLEILLILILSVIVVIIANIFDSLLLITQKIYNKIKINSYIKLIIVVIFSYILVIFLTSVTGSGRDLIEKLIIKDIGVKTIIILFIFKFIFTAISHSTNVPGGLFIPSLLIGALIGKIYGIGIYKIFNLDSAYIMHFIVISMVAYFTAIIKAPFTAIVLVMEITGNYQNIFSISLAALFTYILLKIFKRKSMYTILYDSIYILKKKKR, encoded by the coding sequence ATGAAAAATAAAGTATTTTCATTGAAAAATGAATTTAATGGAAGACTAAAACTGATATGGTATTCGGCTATTATAGGAATAATAACTGGCTTTATAGTTGTCTTATATAGAATATCACTTGATAAAATAGTTGATTTAAGACAAATTATTATGGAACAAAGTAAACCATTAGTATTAGTCTTATTTTTTATATCTGCAATTCTTACTCAAAAAATGATGATAAAATACCCTTTAATAAGGGGAACAGGTATAGTTCAAGTAATGGCACTTATAAAAAAGAAAATAATATTTACTAGTTTTTTTGAAATAATATATAAATTTATAGGTGGAGTATTAGGTAGATTTATAGGTTTGTCATTAGGTATGGTTGGACCATCTATATATTTAGGAAGTAGTGTTGGGGAAAGTTTAAAAAAGATTACAAAAAATAGTGAATTAGAAGAAAAGAAATTAATAAGTGCAGGCTCTTCTGCAGGACTTACAGCAGCATTTAATGCGCCTATTTCTGGTATTGTATTTACCCTAGAAGAATTAAATAATTCTTTTTCAATAACGTTATTATTATGTACAATAGTTGGAAGTATATCCTCTAGTTTAATTGTTAGAATATTTTTAGGAAAAAAAGATATAATACCAAATTTACATTATATAAATCCAGCACTTAAAGATTTAAAATATATGTTTTTAGAAATATTATTAATATTAATACTAAGTGTAATAGTAGTTATAATTGCCAATATATTTGATAGTTTATTATTAATAACACAAAAAATATATAATAAAATAAAGATAAATTCATATATTAAATTAATAATAGTAGTAATTTTTTCATATATATTAGTAATATTTTTGACTAGTGTTACAGGTAGTGGTCGTGATTTAATAGAAAAACTTATAATAAAAGATATAGGAGTTAAAACTATAATTATATTGTTTATATTTAAATTTATATTTACAGCCATATCACATTCTACTAATGTACCTGGTGGATTATTTATACCAAGTTTATTAATAGGAGCATTAATAGGTAAAATATATGGAATAGGAATTTATAAAATATTTAATTTAGATTCAGCATATATAATGCATTTTATAGTTATATCGATGGTTGCATATTTTACTGCAATAATTAAAGCACCATTTACAGCAATAGTTTTAGTTATGGAAATTACAGGAAATTATCAAAATATATTTTCTATAAGTTTAGCAGCATTATTCACATATATTTTATTAAAAATTTTTAAAAGAAAATCAATGTATACAATACTTTATGATAGTATATATATTCTAAAAAAAAAGAAGAGATAA